From the genome of Adhaeribacter pallidiroseus:
CGGATGCGTGAAGCAGCTTTTATCAAACAAAATGCGGCAAAATGGAAACTCTTCGAAAACCAGGACTTTCGGGACCCCGATTTGCTGGCTGATCGTTTTATTCAACTTACCGATGACTTATCTTATGCCCGTACTTTTTACCCCAACTCCGATAACACCGCGTACCTGAATGCTTTGGCCGCCAAGGTTCACCAAGCCATTTACAAAAATAACCGTACGCCTGGTAACCGCTTCGTCCAATTCTGGCATTACGAGTTGCCCCTATTGTTCCGGCAATATCAAAAACAGTTACTTTTTGCTTTTATTATATTTAGTGCGGGAGCAGCTATTGGGGTGCTTTCGGCGGCCTTCGACGATACCTTTGTCCGGTTAATTTTAGGCGATGGCTACGTCAATCAAACCATAGCCAATATTCAAAAAGGCGATCCTATGGCTATTTACAAGCAAGACGGCCAAACCGAAATGTTCCTGGAGATTACCCTCAATAACATTCGAGTTTCTTTTTTCGCATTTATATATGGGGTATTCCTGTCAGTGGGTACTTTCTGGATTTTGTTGCGCAACGGCATTATGCTGGGAGCTTTTCAGTATTTCTTCTATAAACAAGGGCTGCTGCTACCTTCCGTTTTAACGGTCTGGATTCATGGCACGTTAGAAATTTCGGCCATTGTAATTGCGGGTTGCGCAGGGTTTATACTGGGTAATAGTATATTGTTTCCGAAAACGTATTCCCGCCTGGATTCTTTTAAAATTGCCGCCCGCCAAGGGCTAAAAATAACCGTTGGCCTGGTACCGGTATTTATCGTAGCCGGTTTTCTGGAAAGCTTTGTAACCCGCCACACCGAGATGCCTATGGCGTTGAGTTTATTTATCATTCTAACCTCTTTGTTTTTTATTCTTTTTATTTTATCTATTACCCGCAGGCACTTCACGCCAAAAATACGCATGACCAGCAATCTTCTTAATTTTCGCGAAGAACGCGATTTGAGCCAGAAAATAAACGCCACCTTCGGGTTTATCAAACAACATTTTAAACCCTTGTTCCGGCTACTCCTGTTTATAGTATTGCCGTTGGCTTTGGTTGGGGGCTTGTTTCTGGGTATTTACCAGCGCCGGGCTCTTACGCTAAACCGGGGCGAACGCGATATCGAATACGGCACTTATGCCGAGTACGAATTTTATAAGCAGATTAGCTCCTTTAATTATCTGATTGGCGTTTTCTGCGCGTATGTCAGTTTCCTGCTTTTGAGCCTGGTACTTTATAGCTATATTTTAGAGTACATGGATAACCAAGGACAGGTACTCCCCGGAACTGTATGGTACCGGGTAAAGCAAAACTTTATGCGCGTGTTTTTTTCTTCTTTTGGCATATTTTTACTTTGGGCACTCGGTAGTGTTTTGCTTATTGTACCCGGCATTTATCTGGCCGTTGCTTTAAGTTTTTACCTAATGGTTATGCTGCGCGAAGATCTGGGTTTTGTAGAAACGGTAGAGCGCTGTTTGTATTTAATAAAAGGCAATTGGTGGAGTACCTTGGGAATGTTACTGATTATTTCTTTGATACAAGCCCTGATGGCTTTGGTACTGGGATTTCCGGTTTGGGTATTGCAGATTATGCAGGTACTGGATTTGCCCGGCGCGGATAACGATTTTCTGATGATCAGTGCCAATACCTTATCGTCGGTGCTGAGCATTTTTATGTACGTTATTATTATTGTAGCGCTGG
Proteins encoded in this window:
- a CDS encoding stage II sporulation protein M; its protein translation is MREAAFIKQNAAKWKLFENQDFRDPDLLADRFIQLTDDLSYARTFYPNSDNTAYLNALAAKVHQAIYKNNRTPGNRFVQFWHYELPLLFRQYQKQLLFAFIIFSAGAAIGVLSAAFDDTFVRLILGDGYVNQTIANIQKGDPMAIYKQDGQTEMFLEITLNNIRVSFFAFIYGVFLSVGTFWILLRNGIMLGAFQYFFYKQGLLLPSVLTVWIHGTLEISAIVIAGCAGFILGNSILFPKTYSRLDSFKIAARQGLKITVGLVPVFIVAGFLESFVTRHTEMPMALSLFIILTSLFFILFILSITRRHFTPKIRMTSNLLNFREERDLSQKINATFGFIKQHFKPLFRLLLFIVLPLALVGGLFLGIYQRRALTLNRGERDIEYGTYAEYEFYKQISSFNYLIGVFCAYVSFLLLSLVLYSYILEYMDNQGQVLPGTVWYRVKQNFMRVFFSSFGIFLLWALGSVLLIVPGIYLAVALSFYLMVMLREDLGFVETVERCLYLIKGNWWSTLGMLLIISLIQALMALVLGFPVWVLQIMQVLDLPGADNDFLMISANTLSSVLSIFMYVIIIVALAFQYFHLVEIKDGIGLLEQAELIGSRHTPVADEEDF